From Lycium ferocissimum isolate CSIRO_LF1 chromosome 12, AGI_CSIRO_Lferr_CH_V1, whole genome shotgun sequence, one genomic window encodes:
- the LOC132041159 gene encoding glucan endo-1,3-beta-glucosidase 11-like isoform X1, whose amino-acid sequence MNEFCFNWVVSISFMLLLIFTNNAQPTARAFTGTYGINYGRIADNIPSPDKVVKLLRAAKIKNVRIYDAEPSVLNAFKGTGLELVIGLPNGLVKEMSANADHALNWVKDNVKAFLPETRIVGIAVGNEVLGGSDNELEVALLNAVKNVYNATKKLGISDVQISTAHSQAVFADSFPPSFCVFKDGVAELMKPLLDFFSKIGSPFCLNAYPFLAYTYNSDKIDINYALFQPNEGIVDNKTNLHYDNLLDAQIDAAYAALEDAGFRKMEVIVTETGWASNGDENEPAATPGNARTYNYNLRKRLAKRKGTPMRPKKMLKAYIFALFNEYQKPGQSSEKNFGLFKADGSISYDIGFPGLQDISAASSLLSLKGIQAQGYYLPAIAITTSISVLLSRL is encoded by the exons ATGAATGAGTTTTGCTTTAATTGGGTTGTTTCTATCTCTTTTATGTTATTGCTGATCTTCACAAATAATG CTCAACCAACTGCCAGAGCGTTCACAGGAACGTACGGGATTAATTATGGGAGAATTGCAGATAACATTCCTTCACCTGATAAAGTGGTTAAACTCCTTCGAGCAGCAAAAATTAAGAATGTTAGAATTTACGATGCGGAACCCAGTGTACTTAACGCGTTTAAAGGGACTGGTCTTGAACTGGTGATCGGACTTCCGAACGGGCTTGTAAAAGAAATGAGTGCCAATGCAGATCATGCTTTAAATTGGGTAAAAGATAACGTGAAGGCGTTCCTTCCTGAGACCCGCATTGTTGGCATCGCTGTGGGAAATGAAGTTTTGGGGGGTAGCGATAATGAACTGGAGGTAGCTCTTCTGAATGCTGTAAAGAATGTATATAATGCGACGAAAAAGCTCGGGATAAGTGACGTTCAGATATCAACCGCGCACTCGCAGGCTGTTTTTGCCGATTCGTTCCCTCCCTCCTTTTGTGTATTTAAAGATGGCGTTGCTGAGTTGATGAAGCCACTTTTAGACTTCTTCTCGAAAATTGGATCTCCATTCTGCTTAAATGCTTACCCGTTTTTGGCTTACACGTACAACTCAGATAAAATAGACATAAATTATGCTCTTTTTCAGCCAAATGAAGGAATTGTTGACAATAAAACAAACCTTCATTATGATAACTTGCTCGATGCTCAGATTGATGCAGCGTATGCAGCTCTAGAGGATGCTGGTTTTCGGAAAATGGAAGTCATAGTTACTGAAACCGGCTGGGCATCTAATGGGGACGAGAATGAACCTGCTGCCACGCCAGGTAATGCTAGGACGTATAATTATAATCTGCGCAAAAGGCtcgccaaaagaaaaggaactcCAATGAGGCCGAAAAAAATGTTGAAGGCGTATATTTTTGCACTGTTCAATGAGTATCAAAAGCCAGGTCAATCATCAGAGAAGAACTTCGGACTATTCAAAGCTGATGGTAGTATATCTTATGATATCGGTTTCCCTGGGCTACAAGATATTTCAGCTGCATCTTCGCTTTTGTCTTTGAAG GGAATTCAAGCTCAAGGGTATTATTTGCCAGCGATAGCAATCACAACGTCAATATCGGTTCTGCTATCGAGGTTGTGA
- the LOC132038968 gene encoding methyl-CpG-binding domain-containing protein 11-like: MASLVEMNEVVSIELPAPTGWKKRFLPKTGGTPKKNEIVFTAPTGEEITTRRQLQQYLKSHPGGPAITEFDWGSGETPRRSTRISGKAKAAESGPPMKRSRKSSASKKDVKDKEETEEAKDEKDVDMPEAEEHEKDTVAMEAEKEVKQKHDEGKDEKKKDETRSADVEVVKENEAEKKSECQTEDGKADGGPSKEAEVEKDVKMADHAAEKKDEMHSSDVDAVKENQSEGQAEVAEVDKDVKMADNVEEASLVKEVPLEKEADVPEATKDEVPEKVEQKPTETDKEDPGVAEEKKQPEQEQRDENALMNSDISKVEEEVTDNGAEADEANP; the protein is encoded by the coding sequence tTTCTGCCGAAGACAGGAGGGACTCcaaagaaaaatgagattgtATTTACTGCACCAACAGGGGAGGAGATCACTACAAGGAGACAGTTGCAGCAGTACCTGAAGTCACACCCTGGTGGTCCGGCAATCACGGAGTTTGACTGGGGCAGCGGTGAAACTCCACGAAGATCCACAAGGATCAGTGGAAAGGCAAAGGCAGCAGAAAGTGGGCCTCCGATGAAACGAAGCAGAAAATCTTCAGCTTCTAAGAAGGATGTGAAAGACAAAGAAGAAACTGAGGAAGCCAAGGATGAAAAAGATGTTGACATGCCAGAAGCTGAAGAACATGAAAAGGATACTGTGGCTATGGAAGCTGAGAAGGAGGTCAAACAGAAACATGATGAgggaaaagatgaaaagaagaaagatgaaaCGCGTTCTGCTGATGTTGAGGTTGTGAAGGAGAACGAAGCTGAAAAGAAAAGTGAATGCCAAACTGAAGATGGGAAAGCAGATGGTGGTCCTTCCAAAGAGGCTGAGGTTGAGAAAGATGTCAAAATGGCAGATCATGCTGCTGAGAAGAAAGATGAAATGCATTCTTCTGATGTTGATGCTGTGAAGGAGAACCAAAGTGAAGGCCAAGCAGAAGTGGCTGAGGTTGACAAAGATGTCAAAATGGCAGATAATGTTGAAGAGGCATCGCTGGTGAAAGAGGTCCCTCTTGAGAAAGAAGCTGATGTTCCTGAAGCTACGAAGGATGAGGTTCCAGAAAAAGTGGAACAAAAACCGACTGAAACAGATAAAGAAGATCCTGGCGTTGCTGAGGAGAAGAAGCAACCGGAACAAGAACAGAGAGATGAAAATGCTTTGATGAACAGCGACATAAGCAAGGTGGAGGAAGAAGTAACTGACAACGGAGCCGAGGCTGATGAGGCCAACCCATGA
- the LOC132041159 gene encoding glucan endo-1,3-beta-glucosidase 11-like isoform X2, giving the protein MEIRLILLRFLFILLVIFTNNAQPTARAFTGTYGINYGRIADNIPSPDKVVKLLRAAKIKNVRIYDAEPSVLNAFKGTGLELVIGLPNGLVKEMSANADHALNWVKDNVKAFLPETRIVGIAVGNEVLGGSDNELEVALLNAVKNVYNATKKLGISDVQISTAHSQAVFADSFPPSFCVFKDGVAELMKPLLDFFSKIGSPFCLNAYPFLAYTYNSDKIDINYALFQPNEGIVDNKTNLHYDNLLDAQIDAAYAALEDAGFRKMEVIVTETGWASNGDENEPAATPGNARTYNYNLRKRLAKRKGTPMRPKKMLKAYIFALFNEYQKPGQSSEKNFGLFKADGSISYDIGFPGLQDISAASSLLSLKGIQAQGYYLPAIAITTSISVLLSRL; this is encoded by the exons ATGGAGATTAGATTGATTCTTCTAAgattcctttttatattattggtgATCTTCACAAATAATG CTCAACCAACTGCCAGAGCGTTCACAGGAACGTACGGGATTAATTATGGGAGAATTGCAGATAACATTCCTTCACCTGATAAAGTGGTTAAACTCCTTCGAGCAGCAAAAATTAAGAATGTTAGAATTTACGATGCGGAACCCAGTGTACTTAACGCGTTTAAAGGGACTGGTCTTGAACTGGTGATCGGACTTCCGAACGGGCTTGTAAAAGAAATGAGTGCCAATGCAGATCATGCTTTAAATTGGGTAAAAGATAACGTGAAGGCGTTCCTTCCTGAGACCCGCATTGTTGGCATCGCTGTGGGAAATGAAGTTTTGGGGGGTAGCGATAATGAACTGGAGGTAGCTCTTCTGAATGCTGTAAAGAATGTATATAATGCGACGAAAAAGCTCGGGATAAGTGACGTTCAGATATCAACCGCGCACTCGCAGGCTGTTTTTGCCGATTCGTTCCCTCCCTCCTTTTGTGTATTTAAAGATGGCGTTGCTGAGTTGATGAAGCCACTTTTAGACTTCTTCTCGAAAATTGGATCTCCATTCTGCTTAAATGCTTACCCGTTTTTGGCTTACACGTACAACTCAGATAAAATAGACATAAATTATGCTCTTTTTCAGCCAAATGAAGGAATTGTTGACAATAAAACAAACCTTCATTATGATAACTTGCTCGATGCTCAGATTGATGCAGCGTATGCAGCTCTAGAGGATGCTGGTTTTCGGAAAATGGAAGTCATAGTTACTGAAACCGGCTGGGCATCTAATGGGGACGAGAATGAACCTGCTGCCACGCCAGGTAATGCTAGGACGTATAATTATAATCTGCGCAAAAGGCtcgccaaaagaaaaggaactcCAATGAGGCCGAAAAAAATGTTGAAGGCGTATATTTTTGCACTGTTCAATGAGTATCAAAAGCCAGGTCAATCATCAGAGAAGAACTTCGGACTATTCAAAGCTGATGGTAGTATATCTTATGATATCGGTTTCCCTGGGCTACAAGATATTTCAGCTGCATCTTCGCTTTTGTCTTTGAAG GGAATTCAAGCTCAAGGGTATTATTTGCCAGCGATAGCAATCACAACGTCAATATCGGTTCTGCTATCGAGGTTGTGA